From one Notolabrus celidotus isolate fNotCel1 chromosome 2, fNotCel1.pri, whole genome shotgun sequence genomic stretch:
- the cilp2 gene encoding LOW QUALITY PROTEIN: cartilage intermediate layer protein 1 (The sequence of the model RefSeq protein was modified relative to this genomic sequence to represent the inferred CDS: inserted 4 bases in 4 codons; deleted 1 base in 1 codon; substituted 4 bases at 4 genomic stop codons) translates to MLELKKVAFLLSFLASVALCQGFVRTRNQSDRSRRAAINAFTDTQSTGVTEWTSWFNIDHPGGNGDYERLEAIRFYYRERVCTRPIAMEARTTDWVAAAETGEVVHSSLEKGFWCINKEQPQGRICSNYHVRFQCPPVQSYWTDWSEWGSCSTTVCDDVGIQVRQRKCVNTQPMPLLLVPACQGHHSERRECSNLPCTANWGPWGRWGTCSVTCGGGRRIRRRSCVKSSDTVQCTGRPVEIQKCGKGQCPAKCQRECTEGRPSEDCSRCVCQGHMLHGEVHTVTNVPVAGAWVALASQPKVIRARTDAKGHFKLPGVCSSTSTLISIRKEKFAPVTVSTSSNITGLSWVHAALKSAEKPYIVKHPEDKVRYEGGRVLLCCKATGSPAPDKYYWYHNGTLLDRKVYKYEEDLVLRDLKLEQSGQYYCKTTSPAGSIKSSPALLTVIAKGTPACNPTPETHLIRLPMDCVQPGTDSMYYNAGRCPHNKCAGSLDFDMRCRDGDGFCCGVQSMESRTIDCGSYNLPIRAVTECSCQKCVQPTILVRGRVVTADNGEPLRFGHIYIGKERVGTTGYQGSFTLKIAPDTKRLVVNFVDPTEKFLDTPKVFIFDKKSGAIYHDVKVMRKKKPIDINAAETNSISLGDIEGEDPIGQLVIPPNSFHKDNGEIYEGTVKASVTFIDPRNITTAAAAPGDLNFVDNEGDMLPLRTYGMFSVDFRDETNKDVLGTGAVQVLLDTQHVKMEEHIPKMKLWSLNPDTGVWEEEXDFSYTTTTGGHGRSKREERTFXIGNMEIRERRLFNXMCLENRRCYVKVRAYMSDKFLHTEQLEGVVISLINLEPKPGYSSNPRAWGRFDSVITGSNGACLPAFCDAQRPDAYTAYVTAMMGGEELEAAPSSPKMNPNIIGVSQPYLDKIDYQRSDHEDPALKKTAFKINLAKPNQNNLDETNGPIYPYQNXXMXNAPVDSNHFRFFRVEKDKYEYNVVPFEENDLTTWTGDYLSWWPNPQEFRACFIKVRIQGQKEVMVRSRNLGGTHKETKGQLYGIRDIRSTRDMREANTSAACVEFKCSGMLFDQAEVDRSLISLLPQGNCRKIGTNSLLQEYLIKHPPVAQNNDSHAFTMLAPVDPLGHNYGXYTVTDQNPRLAKEIGIGRCFYGTSDGFSREMKSDSGVALTFSCPERKISRESLFQRLQTXPGQTLSQMARDMRESEGLQVQRSSTRVVAYPSEQRTESRRVSSSTRRRMSMRTQQRQ, encoded by the exons ATGTTGGAATTAAAAAAGGTGGCGTTCCTGCTGTCTTTCCTGGCTTCAGTGGCTTTATGCCAAG GATTTGTGAGGACCAGGAATCAGtcagacagaagcaggagagcaGCCATCAACGCTTTCACCGACACGCAGTCAACAG GCGTGACAGAGTGGACGTCTTGGTTCAACATCGACCATCCTGGAGGGAACGGGGATTATGAGCGCTTGGAGGCGATTCGTTTCTATTACAGGGAGAGAGTTTGTACGCGGCCTATAGCCATGGAGGCTCGCACCACTGACTGGGTGGCAGCAGCAGAAACGGGGGAAGTGGTTCACTCCAGTCTGGAGAAGGGCTTCTGGTGCATCAACAAGGAACAACCCCAGGGCCGCATCTGCTCCAACTATCATGTCCGCTTTCAGTGTCCCCCAG TGCAGAGCTACTGGACTGACTGGAGCGAGTGGGGTTCCTGTTCAACCACCGTTTGTGATGACGTAGGCATCCAGGTCCGCCAGAGGAAATGTGTGAACACCCAGCCCATGCCTCTGCTGCTGGTGCCAGCATGTCAGGGGCATCATTCAGAAAGGAGGGAGTGTTCCAATCTTCCATGTACAG CAAACTGGGGTCCGTGGGGTCGCTGGGGAACATGTTCAGTGACCTGTGGTGGAGGTCGCAGGATACGAAGGAGGAGCTGCGTGAAAAGCTCAGATACTGTTCAATGTACTGGACGGCCTGTTGAAATACAGAAGTGTGGGAAGGGTCAATGTCCAG CCAAATGTCAGCGTGAATGCACCGAGGGCCGGCCCAGTGAGgactgcagcaggtgtgtgtgtcagggtcaCATGCTGCATGGAGAGGTCCACACAGTGACTAATGTCCCTGTTGCTGGAGCGTGGGTGGCTCTGGCCAGTCAGCCTAAGGTGATCCGAGCACGGACAGATGCCAAAGGTCACTTCAAGCTCCCAGGAGTTtgttcctccacctccaccttgATCTCCATCCGAAAGGAGAAGTTTGCTCCAGTCACTGTGTCCACCTCCAGTAACATCACTGGGTTGTCATGGGTACATGCTGCTCTCAAATCTGCTG AGAAGCCGTACATTGTGAAGCACCCGGAGGACAAAGTCCGTTACGAAGGGGGGCGAGTGCTGTTGTGCTGCAAGGCAACTGGATCGCCAGCACCTGATAAATACTACTG GTACCACAATGGGACTCTGCTGGACAGAAAGGTGTACAAGTATGAAGAGGACCTCGTTTTGCGGGATCTAAAGCTAGAGCAGTCCGGACAGTACTACTGCAAAACCACCAGCCCAGCAGGCAGCATCAAGTCCTCGCCAGCCCTCCTCACTGTAATCG CTAAAGGAACACCAGCATGCAATCCCACCCCTGAGACGCACCTCATTAGACTGCCAATGGACTGTGTTCAACCCGGGACAGACTCCATGTACTACAACGCTGGCCGCTGCCCTCACAACAAATGTGCTGGCTCCCTGGACTTTGATATGCGCTGCAGAGATGGAGATGGTTTCTGCTGTGGGGTCCAAAGTATGGAAAGTCGTACAATTGACTGTGGGAGCTACAACCTCCCTATCCGGGCAGTGACAGAGTGCAGCTGTCAGAAGTGTGTCCAGCCAACTATACTGGTGCGTGGCAGAGTGGTCACAGCTGACAATGGGGAACCTTTGCGTTTTGGGCATATCTACATTGGTAAAGAGAGGGTGGGCACCACTGGATACCAAGGAAGTTTCACCTTAAAAATAGCTCCTGACACAAAGAGATTAGTGGTAAACTTTGTTGACCCCACGGAAAAGTTTCTTGACACTCCAAAGGTGTTCATATTTGATAAGAAAAGTGGTGCCATCTATCATGATGTAAAGGTCATGAGAAAGAAGAAACCAATTGATATCAACGCAGCTGAGACCAACTCTATTAGCCTTGGTGACATAGAAGGGGAAGACCCCATTGGTCAGTTGGTAATCCCTCCCAACTCTTTCCACAAGGACAATGGTGAAATCTATGAAGGAACTGTGAAAGCCAGCGTCACATTCATTGACCCAAGAAACATCaccacagcagctgcagcccCTGGTGATCTCAACTTTGTGGATAATGAGGGTGACATGCTCCCTTTGAGGACCTATGGCATGTTTTCCGTGGATTTCAGAGATGAGACCAACAAAGACGTCCTGGGAACTGGAGCTGTTCAAGTCCTCCTTGACACACAGCACGTCAAAATGGAAGAGCATATTCCCAAAATGAAGCTATGGTCTCTCAACCCAGACACAGGAGTCTGGGAAGAGG AGGACTTCTCCTACACAACAACTACTGGTGGTCATGGGCGGAGCAAGCGAGAGGAGCGCACAT TCATAGGCAACATGGAGATCAGAGAACGTCGGCTCTTCAATTAGATGTGCCTGGAAAACAGACGCTGCTACGTCAAAGTCCGTGCCTACATGAGTGACAAGTTCCTACATACTGAACAGTTAGAGGGTGTTGTGATAAGTCTGATAAACTTAGAACCAAAACCTGGGTACTCCTCCAATCCAAGGGCATGGGGACGCTTTGACAGTGTCATAACTGGGTCCAATGGAGCCTGTTTACCAGCTTTTTGTGATGCCCAAAGGCCTGATGCTTACACTGCCTACGTTACAGCAATGATGGGTGGAGAAGAACTGGAAGCAGCTCCCTCCTCCCCCAAGATGAATCCAAACATCATTGGAGTGTCTCAGCCATATCTGGACAAAATAGACTACCAGCGCTCTGACCATGAAGATCCAGCTCTGAAGAAAACAGCATTCAAAATCAACTTGGCAAAACCCAACCAAAACAACCTTGATGAGACTAATGGTCCAATATATCCGTATCAGAATTAATAGATGTGAAATGCCCCTGTTGATTCCAATCACTTCAGGTTCTTCAGAGTGGAAAAGGACAAGTATGAATACAATGTTGTTCCTTTTGAGGAGAATGATTTGACGACTTGGACAGGGGACTACCTCTCCTGGTGGCCAAATCCCCAGGAGTTCAGAGCTTGCTTCATTAAGGTCAGGATTCAAGGTCAGAAGGAAGTGATGGTCAGGTCAAGGAATCTTGGaggaacacacaaagaaacaaaaggcCAACTTTATGGCATAAGAGACATTCGAAGCACTAGGGACATGCGAGAAGCTAACACCTCAGCAGCTTGTGTGGAGTTCAAATGCAGTGGTATGTTGTTTGATCAAGCAGAGGTTGACAGATCCCTAATATCACTCCTTCCACAAGGA AACTGTCGCAAGATAGGCACCAACAGCCTCCTACAAGAGTATCTCATcaaacacccaccagttgctcAAAACAACGATTCCCATGCATTCACAATGCTAGCCCCTGTTGATCCTTTAGGTCACAACTATG ATTACACAGTCACAGATCAGAATCCCAGGTTGGCCAAGGAAATTGGTATAGGCCGCTGCTTTTATGGTACCTCAGATGGTTTCTCCAGGGAGATGAAGTCAGATTCAGGAGTTGCGCTCACATTCAGCTGCCCAGAGAGGAAAATTAGCAGAGAAAGCCTTTTCCAACGTCTGCAAA AACCAGGTCAGACACTATCTCAGATGGCCAGAGACATGCGAGAATCAGAGGGACTGCAGGTACAGAGATCTTCCACCAGGGTGGTGGCTTATCCTTCAGAGCAGCGGACTGAGAGTCGCAGAGTCAGCTCTTCAACAAGAAGGAGAATGTCCATGCGCACACAGCAACGCCAGTAG